From the genome of Solanum pennellii chromosome 6, SPENNV200:
CCTCTCAAATGCAGGTTCATCAGGAGACTGCCTCCCAAGTGCAAAGTTTATCTGTTGGATCTTGTGTTGAAGTTGGCAAGATTGGAATTGAAGAAGAGGTGGAAAGGCTtaaaatagataaaagcatTCATATGGAGGAGCTAGTCAGTTTGAGGCAGCAGCAGAAGGCAACAGATCACCGCTTGGAGAATGTTGGGCAGCGTCTTCAGTTAATGGAGCAAAGGGAACAGCAAGCGATGACATTCCTTGCTAAGGCCTTGCAGAGCCCTGGCTTTATAGCTGAACTGGTTCATCAACAGAATGAAGGTAAAAGGCGCATTCCTGGGATGAATAAGAAGAGGAGATTCCCCAACCAGGAAGAAGAAAATTATGCAGCCAAGCAGGTCAGTACTTTGCGTGACAGGCAGATAGTCCGTTACCAGCCTTTAATAAATGAGGCAGCAAAAGCATTGCTGCAGAAGCTCCTGAAAACTAATACATCTGGTAGATTGGAGACCATAGTTAAGAACACACATGGTTTCTTGACTAATCGTGCCCGTTCTTTTGAAAATACATTAGAGACTGGTGGTATATCCCCTCATATTTCTGAGGTTACTCTTTCGCAATTGGCAACTTCTTCACAATCTCATCTGATGTCGGATTCAGGATTTCCATTCAACTCTAGTTTATCTGTCATTCCTGAGATCCAGTATTCCCCTAGTCTGGTTCCTGGGCAAGCCAAGGTCCCTCAGTTTCCTGAATTAAATGCGCTCTACTCTAAGACGGACAATGTGAACCCTGAATTTTCAGGACATGGCTTCAATACACCGGAAACTCATGAAATAACTAACCTTAAGCGGCCGGAGACCGGGGATATGCCATACATTGAAACAATGCAAGATATTGTGGATGATGTAGTATCTATTATCCCTGATGGATTTTCTATGGATGATGTCTTCTCGGATGAGATGCCTAAGCTTCCAGGCATAAATGACACTTTCTGGGACCAGATTCTTTTAGCAAGCCCTCTCACTGGTGATAAGGATGAGATTGGTTCTCTAGCATTAGGCGATGGTTTATCAAAAGAAGAGGATGTTCCAGAAGTTCAAGAGAGTGATTGTGATAAACTGTAGCATATGAGTCATCTTATTTAACAGATGGGACTTCTCGCATCAGGGCTCTCATAGTGAATGAAATTGTGAATTTTAGTTGAATCCGGAAAACATCAAAGGTAGAAATTTTGTTTGTTATTCACTATGATGagcttattattttcttatccCTTCGACAAACCCTTGCAAAATTCTTaccatttcttttaattttgatttttacaCAACATGTTCTTTTATCCGAAGTTTTTGTAATTCTAGCTTATGTGAAAAACTTATGCATGCATAACTCAagagaaaatgataaaattctCTCTTATGATTTGGGGGAAGGTCTAAAAtggttctttatatatacatccAAGTAGTTTTAGCCTTTCATGTTTACTGCCATTGAGCACTTTTggtctttattattattagaataCTTGGTGCTTTGATGCAGTTGATCCGTGAGAGGCATGGTCACCAATTAGCTGTTTAAACTGAAGAGAACCATCAGGATGAACTTCTCCAGATTTATTCCCCCCCTATTCATaccttaagaaaaaaaaaattcaagccAATTAAATACACCGTTTGCTTTCTTTGACcctcaaatatatgaattaGCGAATGGATGAACATTTTTTCTCTCACTTGTACCATCAATAATAGCCTTAGTACGTGACTCTGTATGCTGCTAACATAAAGGAAATTCACTTGCAGGTTTAGACCAACCCCCAACATAAGAGACtagttttttttcattttctccgTTAAAAACAAGGAATATCACTTTCAATGTATAGATCTATGTGACTCTGTAAGCTTCTAACAGCCTTCTGGTTGCATGAAATCTATTGTTGAGTTAATTCTTATTTGTAGTGGGAACAGAGATGTTACATTGGTTTTATATCTATAAATACATTCTGCATTATGTGGGTGGGTGGATGACATCTCGAGGTGGAGTCAGGTTTCAATATTTCTCCAATTCCTTTCAGGACCTTCTATTATTAGGTCTAGTATGCATGTTTTAATCTTTAAACATATAGTTTTGCTTTGAGCACAACTACTAAAACCTTTGGTATGCTTGGAGAGAGCATAGGGGCTTTTAGTTTCTCATCATGTTTCTGTGTTTTTTGTCAGGTGAATGCGCTGTACTGGTGGACTGACAGCGGACTGATCTTCGCTACAGACGAAGTTGAGTAGATAAATATGTTATCTGCCTAATGCATTTTTGTTTCAAACACTTTGACTATTTGGATATCCAAGTTACCATGCGGGGTCGGGAAAGGTTGCTAAAAGATTGTCACTGGTGGAATATATAGAAgttcttttaaatataatataatgacaATGAGGATTTGATACAGATGTAAGTATAACTTTCAAGAAAATGTGATATTGTTAATCTGCAAAGGTTACTTTAAGCAGATTTCTCCCATCATATAGTCGATTCTCTTTCGGGATATGATGAGCTTAACAGTCATGAACTTATTTTCCTTTCCCAGTAtctcattatcagattaatatGTGGTCATTCTGAGTCTTAAGTATTTGTGGTCGTTTTTAGTTTGTAGCCATTAGTTTGGTTATATTCTCTTTGTTGCTTGCTATTTTATGAGAAATAGAGGAAGAACCTTTATTTCCGCATGTGGAAATGTTTCATTTGGGTTATGGTTTGGTGTAAACACCGTGTGGGTAAAGTTTTACTGGATTACCAATGTTTGATGGAGATTAATACCCACTCTGATAGCAGATTAGTCCTCACATGCACTCAATTGTGAAAGATATCAGTTTTCTCGATTGAATGCAGTCAGAAATGATCAATCGCAATAGCCAATAGGTATTTGGTTTTGCCTGCCTCTGGTTAGACGTTGGTAATATCTTTTCTTGCCTGTTGAATCAATTGAGTTTTGCCTTTGTTGGGATCAGGTGGATGCATGATGCTCAAGAAATAAATAGTTTTACCC
Proteins encoded in this window:
- the LOC107023933 gene encoding heat stress transcription factor A-1b-like isoform X2 — translated: MSPDGEKTKEGVHEIGNSVPPFLSKTYDMVDDRSTDSVVSWSKSNNSFVGYKKVDPDCWEFANEGFLRGQKHLLKTISRRKPSQMQVHQETASQVQSLSVGSCVEVGKIGIEEEVERLKIDKSIHMEELVSLRQQQKATDHRLENVGQRLQLMEQREQQAMTFLAKALQSPGFIAELVHQQNEGKRRIPGMNKKRRFPNQEEENYAAKQVSTLRDRQIVRYQPLINEAAKALLQKLLKTNTSGRLETIVKNTHGFLTNRARSFENTLETGGISPHISEVTLSQLATSSQSHLMSDSGFPFNSSLSVIPEIQYSPSLVPGQAKVPQFPELNALYSKTDNVNPEFSGHGFNTPETHEITNLKRPETGDMPYIETMQDIVDDVVSIIPDGFSMDDVFSDEMPKLPGINDTFWDQILLASPLTGDKDEIGSLALGDGLSKEEDVPEVQESDCDKL
- the LOC107023933 gene encoding heat stress transcription factor A-1b-like isoform X1, with product MSPDGEKTKEGVHEIGNSVPPFLSKTYDMVDDRSTDSVVSWSKSNNSFVVWNVPEFSRDILPKYFKHNNFSSFVRQLNIYGYKKVDPDCWEFANEGFLRGQKHLLKTISRRKPSQMQVHQETASQVQSLSVGSCVEVGKIGIEEEVERLKIDKSIHMEELVSLRQQQKATDHRLENVGQRLQLMEQREQQAMTFLAKALQSPGFIAELVHQQNEGKRRIPGMNKKRRFPNQEEENYAAKQVSTLRDRQIVRYQPLINEAAKALLQKLLKTNTSGRLETIVKNTHGFLTNRARSFENTLETGGISPHISEVTLSQLATSSQSHLMSDSGFPFNSSLSVIPEIQYSPSLVPGQAKVPQFPELNALYSKTDNVNPEFSGHGFNTPETHEITNLKRPETGDMPYIETMQDIVDDVVSIIPDGFSMDDVFSDEMPKLPGINDTFWDQILLASPLTGDKDEIGSLALGDGLSKEEDVPEVQESDCDKL